One window of Flavobacteriales bacterium genomic DNA carries:
- the rplM gene encoding 50S ribosomal protein L13, which translates to MKAPSFKTISANKNTANKEWVVIDAEGKTLGRLASTVAYYLRGKNKVNFTPHVDCGDNVIVINAEKVELSGNKRESKQYMHHTGYPGGQRLRSVDQVLAKDPTGLVTKAVKGMLPKNRLGRALFGNLHAYAGPNHPHEAQKPRTISLN; encoded by the coding sequence GTGAAAGCACCGAGCTTTAAGACCATTTCAGCCAACAAGAACACCGCAAACAAAGAGTGGGTGGTGATCGATGCCGAAGGAAAAACCCTTGGCCGTTTGGCTTCTACCGTTGCCTACTACCTGAGAGGTAAGAACAAAGTCAATTTCACTCCACACGTTGATTGTGGTGATAACGTAATCGTTATCAATGCAGAGAAGGTGGAGCTTTCTGGCAACAAGCGCGAAAGCAAGCAGTACATGCACCACACAGGTTACCCTGGCGGACAGCGTTTGCGCAGCGTAGATCAGGTTTTGGCCAAAGACCCAACAGGGTTGGTGACCAAAGCGGTAAAAGGCATGTTGCCTAAGAACCGTTTGGGCCGCGCGCTTTTCGGTAACCTTCACGCCTATGCAGGACCTAACCATCCGCATGAGGCTCAGAAACCACGAACTATTTCACTTAACTGA
- the rpsI gene encoding 30S ribosomal protein S9: MEVINTLGRRKTAVARVYLKAGKGAILVNGKDAKVYFPTSILQDTIRRPFNVLEVDGKYDVKVNVNGGGITGQAEAISLAIARALVKQDETVKPALKKFGLMTRDPRMVERKKFGQKKARKKFQFSKR; encoded by the coding sequence ATGGAAGTGATCAACACATTAGGAAGAAGAAAGACCGCAGTTGCACGCGTTTACCTGAAAGCAGGTAAGGGCGCAATTTTGGTTAATGGAAAAGACGCAAAAGTGTATTTCCCAACGTCAATCCTTCAGGATACTATCAGAAGACCATTCAACGTATTGGAAGTTGATGGTAAGTACGATGTAAAAGTGAATGTGAACGGTGGTGGTATCACCGGACAGGCTGAGGCCATTTCGCTTGCAATTGCCAGAGCATTGGTGAAGCAGGATGAAACTGTGAAGCCGGCATTGAAAAAATTCGGACTGATGACACGTGATCCACGTATGGTTGAGCGTAAGAAATTCGGTCAGAAGAAGGCAAGGAAGAAATTCCAGTTCAGCAAGCGTTAA